The Cylindrospermum stagnale PCC 7417 genome segment AGCCAGAACGTCGTTAGCTGTCGCGTATAGTTGCAATACATCTGCTTCTTGCCCTTTAACGCATCGAGATTTACACAAAGTTTCAATAGAAAACAGTTCAACTGCGGGAATTGTGGTTCCAGGAGGTGCGGGAATCAAAGCCCCTAAGCTGCGCCAAGCTGCCTGCATAGATACCTTATCTAACAGGCCACGGGTAAACAGATCATTCGACAAAGTTGTTAAAAGTAAGTCTTTGGGGATAACACTCAGGTTATCTCGATAGAGATAGTCAAGGATCAGCCACATTGAAGTGTCTACGTCGAAGTGTTGATGAACCCACTTCATGGCTGCAAGCCCACCAAATCGCTCTGTTTCCGGCTGATAGTCGCTAAAAAAAAATAGATTAATAAAATTCTCACGCTCAAGAGTATACATGAGATCGGAGAGTTCTGCGATCGCGATGCGGGTGCTCTTGCCCATCACCTCTTGCTGCTCCACTTTTATAAAAAACCGCAGCCGGACATCTGGGGGTTTTCTCATAAAGAAGAACCAGCGCAGCAAACCACTGTTCCGCCAGTGAGTCACCAGGGGTGCGATTTGAGCAAAAAGGGCACGAGCGCTCGGTAGTGCCCCCTCCTGATGCCTGACAAGTCCCACATTGAGTTGCACCCACTGCCCGTTTTCCCAGTCCTGTTGAGTTGAATTTAATTTATTAGTCATCTCAAACCAGCAACTTGTTTAAGAATCGCTTCACGTCTTCTCAACTCCCGAATATTCTTCACAGGCTCAAGGCCAAGATATTGCTGACGAATCATTAAGCATAGATAGTTTAAAGCCGCCTGGCGATCGCTTTCACTCTCATAGAATGAATGGCTTACGGCCTCTAACCTGTTCAACCATTCTAGATGATGTGACTGAACTTCTGTCTCATCGCTTAGTAACAGTGAAAGGGACTGAACATCAACCGAAGGTGCTCGAAAAAGTTCAGCCAATCGACGATTATAAGCATTGCGCCCCAAACGATAAGCAATCGACATAGCAGGTTCCAAATATTCAATATAATGCCAGATCATCATCGGCATAAAAATGGTTTCACCGGGGTGAAGCACCACATCAAATGCATTGGTATATCGGAGAAAATCTGTTTTTTCCGCTTCTGACATCTTCTCTAAAAAAATGCCACTTGTACGGCACAGATTAGACTGATCAATGGCATCTAGCTTTTGAGTTTCACGCGGATGAATCAGTACAAATCGCTTTGTGCCAAAAACTTGAAACAACAAGACATTACGCTGATCAGCATCATAATGTAAATGAGCATAGTTATGGCTCCCAGCGACAAACATATTGGAGTAGAGATCGCTACCATCACCTAAGTCTTGGTATGAGTTAAGGGGCAATAACTCAAGCAGCTTTTGGGGTGTAGGATACTCAGCACAGATATCAAGACTGGTAGGTTGTGCTTGTAAAAAGTCAAGATATGCGCCTAAGTTCATCATTCGCTGAACATCGGCTGATGTTGAATCTAGCAAATGAGCAATGTAATTTGGACAAATTTGAATTGGTATATCAGTGAGTCCTGTTCTTACCTTCTCTAGGGTATCCATCTGACGCAGTGATGAATCTTCAAAGAAGTTGGTGATAATTACCGGGCGTTGGGTCAGGATATACTCTCGGTAAAACACATCTGCTGGTGGTGCTTCGATACGGTCGATGTTGTTGAGAACCATGTTTTTTTGTTGGTAATATGCAGTAATGCTGCTTTAAGCCAGCTTATCTTGTCAACCTTTCTTTTCTTGACTTAACATCTACGGAATTAAGAACAGGTGGTGGACTAATCCAATATTTTAGATACATTTAAGCGCAATACCTGTGAATGAAATCGATAATCAAGAGCAAATTTACAAATTTTAAAATACTATGGAAGCAGTATTTTTTTAAACGCCCTCGCAATCAAGTAGAACCTTAATAATTATCTACTAACTGAAATCTAGGTAAAT includes the following:
- a CDS encoding thiopeptide-type bacteriocin biosynthesis protein; this translates as MTNKLNSTQQDWENGQWVQLNVGLVRHQEGALPSARALFAQIAPLVTHWRNSGLLRWFFFMRKPPDVRLRFFIKVEQQEVMGKSTRIAIAELSDLMYTLERENFINLFFFSDYQPETERFGGLAAMKWVHQHFDVDTSMWLILDYLYRDNLSVIPKDLLLTTLSNDLFTRGLLDKVSMQAAWRSLGALIPAPPGTTIPAVELFSIETLCKSRCVKGQEADVLQLYATANDVLAKELVNLQDIGQLTQNLADIFATVAMFNFHRHGFDWRHSGRLIEAILRTL
- a CDS encoding cupin-like domain-containing protein, with amino-acid sequence MVLNNIDRIEAPPADVFYREYILTQRPVIITNFFEDSSLRQMDTLEKVRTGLTDIPIQICPNYIAHLLDSTSADVQRMMNLGAYLDFLQAQPTSLDICAEYPTPQKLLELLPLNSYQDLGDGSDLYSNMFVAGSHNYAHLHYDADQRNVLLFQVFGTKRFVLIHPRETQKLDAIDQSNLCRTSGIFLEKMSEAEKTDFLRYTNAFDVVLHPGETIFMPMMIWHYIEYLEPAMSIAYRLGRNAYNRRLAELFRAPSVDVQSLSLLLSDETEVQSHHLEWLNRLEAVSHSFYESESDRQAALNYLCLMIRQQYLGLEPVKNIRELRRREAILKQVAGLR